The genomic region CCCGCTTGGTGCGCCCGAGCATATCAAGCGTGACATTTTCCAGCTTGATGCCGAGATCCTCAGAGATCATCTGGCCGGCCGTCAGAATGGCGATGTCCTCCAGCATGGCCTTGCGGCGATCGCCGAAACCTGGGGCCTTGACGGCAGCGACGTTCAATCCGCCCCGCAACTTATTGACGACCAATGTGGCCAGAGCTTCGCCTTCGACATCCTCGGAAATAATAAGCAGCGGCTTGCCGCTCTGCACCACGGCTTCGAGGATGGGCAACATTGCCTGCAGATTGCCGAGCTTCTTCTCATAGATAAGGATATATGGGTCCTCCAGCTCCACGCGCATTTTTTCGGCATTGGTGACAAAGTAAGGCGAGAGATAGCCCCGGTCGAACTGCATGCCCTCGACGACGTTGAGTTCAGTATCGGCCGTCCTGGCCTCCTCGACTGTGATGACACCTTCGTTGCCAACCTTTTCCATCGCGTCAGCGATCATTCTGCCCACCGTCGCATCGCCATTGGCGGCGATTGTGCCGACCTGGGCGATTTCGTTCGATGAGCTAACCTTCGTGGCGCGCGCTTTGATTTCCGCAAGTACCGCTGCAACGCCAAGATCGATGCCGCGCCTCAAATCCATGGGGTTCATCCCGGCCGCAACAAGTTTGGCGCCTTCGCGAAAGATGGAGGCCGCGAGCACCGTCGCGGTTGTGGTGCCGTCGCCCGCAAGATCGTTGGTCTTGGACGCCACTTCGCGCACCATCTGCGCGCCCATGTTCTCGAACTTGTCTGCAAGTTCGATTTCCTTGGCGACCGCGACGCCGTCCTTGGTAATGCGTGGCGCGCCATAGGACTTGTCGATGACGACGTTGCGGCCTTTGGGGCCTAACGTTACCTTGACGGCATTGTTGAGCACCTCGACGCCGCGAAGCAGACGATCGCGTGCGTCGGTGGAGAAGATGATTTCCTTGGCAGACATTGTCTGTGGTCCAGTTCGGTCTTGAGAGTCGGGGTTGGAATTCGGCGGATTAGGCGGTCGTATCGGCGGTCGCTTCGGTCTTTTCGACGATGCCCATGACGTCGCACTCCTTCACGATCAGGAGATCTTCGCCATCGATTCCGATTCCGGTTTCCGCCCACTTTTCGAATAG from Rhizobium gallicum bv. gallicum R602sp harbors:
- the groL gene encoding chaperonin GroEL (60 kDa chaperone family; promotes refolding of misfolded polypeptides especially under stressful conditions; forms two stacked rings of heptamers to form a barrel-shaped 14mer; ends can be capped by GroES; misfolded proteins enter the barrel where they are refolded when GroES binds) — translated: MSAKEIIFSTDARDRLLRGVEVLNNAVKVTLGPKGRNVVIDKSYGAPRITKDGVAVAKEIELADKFENMGAQMVREVASKTNDLAGDGTTTATVLAASIFREGAKLVAAGMNPMDLRRGIDLGVAAVLAEIKARATKVSSSNEIAQVGTIAANGDATVGRMIADAMEKVGNEGVITVEEARTADTELNVVEGMQFDRGYLSPYFVTNAEKMRVELEDPYILIYEKKLGNLQAMLPILEAVVQSGKPLLIISEDVEGEALATLVVNKLRGGLNVAAVKAPGFGDRRKAMLEDIAILTAGQMISEDLGIKLENVTLDMLGRTKRALIEKDTTTIIDGAGEKSEIARRISQIKAQIEETTSDYDKEKLQERLAKLAGGVAVIRVGGSTEIEVKEKKDRIDDALNATRAAVEEGIVPGGGVALLRAKSVLAGLAAENADVTAGISVVLRALEAPIRQIADNAGVEGSIVIGKLAESTDHNQGFDAQTETYVDMIKAGIIDPAKVVRTALQDAGSIAALLITAEAVIADIPARESAPPAGNVGMGGMGY